The following are encoded in a window of Fischerella sp. PCC 9605 genomic DNA:
- a CDS encoding DUF938 domain-containing protein, giving the protein MNISQDERQYAPATQRNREPILEVLLRVLPTTGTVLEIASGTGEHAVFFAPRLTPRKWIPSDPNPKYRASIAAWRKHLPCDNLYSPLHIDVRELVWAVEKEAPIGAPPITAIVNINMIHISPWSTCLGLIAGASRILPSGGILYLYGAFKQGGKHTAPSNAAFDEYLRTRNSEWGLRDLDEVVAAARMQNLTLLNTYQMPANNLSVVFQRSNLAM; this is encoded by the coding sequence ATGAATATATCACAAGACGAGCGGCAATACGCCCCAGCAACGCAGCGCAATCGCGAACCGATTTTAGAGGTGCTTTTACGAGTATTACCTACAACTGGTACTGTTTTAGAAATTGCTAGCGGTACTGGAGAACATGCAGTGTTTTTTGCTCCTCGTCTAACACCTCGCAAATGGATACCTTCTGACCCCAATCCCAAGTATCGTGCCAGCATTGCTGCCTGGAGAAAACATTTACCTTGTGACAATCTTTACTCGCCTCTGCACATTGATGTACGCGAACTAGTCTGGGCAGTAGAAAAAGAAGCACCTATCGGTGCGCCACCAATTACAGCCATAGTCAATATCAACATGATCCACATTTCACCGTGGTCTACTTGCTTGGGACTAATTGCAGGTGCGAGTCGCATTCTTCCGTCTGGTGGTATTCTCTATTTGTATGGAGCATTTAAGCAAGGTGGAAAACACACCGCACCGAGTAACGCAGCTTTTGATGAATATCTACGTACCCGCAACTCAGAATGGGGTCTGCGTGACCTCGATGAGGTTGTAGCAGCAGCGAGGATGCAAAATCTGACTTTGCTAAATACTTATCAAATGCCAGCTAATAATCTTTCAGTAGTATTTCAGCGAAGCAACTTGGCGATGTGA